The following proteins are co-located in the Streptomyces sp. NBC_00435 genome:
- the mycP gene encoding type VII secretion-associated serine protease mycosin, whose protein sequence is MRAAPKPAVAVLLAAAALALGAAPQSSYEEPRQAPYALELDGAGECTFPMKKQIEDRPWALQRLLLDELWADTKGRTKDGKSVRVAVIDTGVDRVNPQLSDALDIGAGRDFLDAKGDGTGDTVGHGTKVAGLIAARPKPGTGFVGLAPEATIIPIRQNDGQGNGNAQTLSEAIDHAVAKGAQVINISQDTDAPMTADSKLGQSVRKAVEANVVVVASAGNDGLTGQKRPTYPAAFPGVLAVGSSDRNNERAAFSQPGSFVGIAAPGVDMVSTVPGFGQCVDNGTSFSAPYVAGVAALLRAKHPQWSAQEVVWQLQNTAERSVNGHDDYVGWGVVDPLRALTQSAVGAEPPKAPVPDPGPPPAAAPEPAAMRTSETVRERDERLGTYALGIGGVLIAVIAGSATVVRDARNRRRRLQ, encoded by the coding sequence ATGCGCGCCGCTCCGAAGCCCGCCGTCGCGGTCCTGCTGGCCGCCGCCGCCCTCGCGCTGGGGGCCGCGCCGCAGTCCTCGTACGAGGAGCCGCGCCAGGCCCCGTACGCCCTGGAGCTCGACGGCGCCGGTGAGTGCACCTTCCCGATGAAGAAGCAGATAGAGGACCGCCCGTGGGCGCTCCAGCGGCTGCTGCTCGACGAGCTCTGGGCCGACACCAAGGGCCGCACCAAGGACGGCAAGAGCGTGCGCGTCGCCGTCATCGACACCGGGGTCGACCGGGTGAACCCCCAGCTCAGCGACGCCCTCGACATCGGGGCGGGCCGGGACTTCCTCGACGCCAAGGGCGACGGCACCGGGGACACCGTCGGGCACGGCACCAAGGTCGCCGGGCTGATCGCGGCCCGCCCGAAGCCCGGTACCGGCTTCGTCGGGCTCGCGCCCGAGGCCACGATCATCCCGATCCGGCAGAACGACGGGCAGGGCAACGGCAACGCCCAGACCCTGAGCGAGGCCATCGACCACGCGGTGGCCAAGGGCGCCCAGGTCATCAACATCTCGCAGGACACCGACGCGCCGATGACCGCGGACTCCAAACTCGGCCAGTCCGTCAGGAAGGCCGTCGAGGCCAACGTCGTCGTCGTCGCCTCGGCGGGCAACGACGGCCTCACCGGCCAGAAGCGCCCCACCTATCCGGCGGCCTTCCCCGGCGTCCTGGCCGTCGGCTCCTCGGACCGCAACAACGAGCGCGCCGCCTTCTCCCAGCCCGGCTCCTTCGTCGGGATCGCCGCACCCGGGGTCGACATGGTCTCCACGGTCCCCGGCTTCGGCCAGTGCGTGGACAACGGCACCAGCTTCTCCGCGCCCTACGTCGCCGGGGTCGCGGCCCTGCTGCGCGCCAAGCACCCGCAGTGGAGCGCGCAGGAAGTGGTCTGGCAGCTCCAGAACACCGCGGAGCGCTCCGTCAACGGCCATGACGACTACGTCGGCTGGGGCGTCGTCGACCCGCTCCGCGCGCTCACCCAGTCCGCCGTGGGAGCGGAGCCCCCCAAGGCCCCCGTCCCCGACCCCGGCCCGCCGCCCGCGGCGGCCCCGGAACCCGCCGCGATGCGGACGAGCGAGACGGTGCGCGAACGCGACGAGCGGCTCGGCACGTACGCGCTGGGGATCGGCGGCGTACTGATCGCGGTGATCGCCGGGAGCGCGACGGTGGTCCGGGATGCCCGGAACAGAAGGCGCCGTTTGCAGTGA
- a CDS encoding WXG100 family type VII secretion target — MTANDGHTKVRYESVQVMADRIRIVSDNIKKDLDDMGAALTVVTDTWDGEAHAQYIELQRKYNGKADHMRAQLRQVADLIERGKNDYRATDVKASRLFTEAY; from the coding sequence ATGACCGCGAACGACGGGCACACGAAGGTCCGGTACGAGAGCGTCCAGGTGATGGCGGACCGCATCCGCATCGTCTCGGACAACATCAAGAAGGACCTGGACGACATGGGTGCGGCCCTGACGGTCGTCACCGACACCTGGGACGGCGAGGCGCACGCCCAGTACATCGAGCTCCAGCGCAAGTACAACGGCAAGGCCGACCACATGCGCGCCCAGCTGCGCCAGGTCGCCGACCTCATCGAGCGCGGCAAGAACGACTACCGCGCCACCGACGTGAAGGCCTCGCGGCTGTTCACCGAGGCCTACTGA
- a CDS encoding DUF397 domain-containing protein codes for MGTQQEKDELYALDISGVEWEGPPGTSPDEERVEIARLPEGAVAMRSSLDRDTVLRYTAAEWEAFVLGARDGEFDLDRGPRETA; via the coding sequence ATGGGCACTCAGCAGGAGAAGGACGAGCTGTACGCGCTCGACATCAGCGGCGTCGAATGGGAGGGCCCGCCCGGGACCTCGCCCGACGAGGAGCGGGTAGAGATCGCCAGGCTGCCCGAGGGCGCGGTGGCGATGCGGTCCTCGCTGGACCGGGACACCGTGCTGCGCTACACGGCGGCCGAGTGGGAGGCGTTCGTACTCGGGGCCAGGGACGGGGAGTTCGACCTGGACCGGGGGCCGCGGGAGACCGCGTAG
- the eccCa gene encoding type VII secretion protein EccCa yields MSQIVVKRPPRSLPPEVPSDELRLEAPPELPRGQQEGVLMQLLPMLGMGSSAVFFFMPGAAPFMRIMGVLMMVSTVGMLVAQLVRHRRGTQGQMGDTRRDYLKYLAQTRRQVRRTARAQRDAQLYLHPAPEQLWSVVAEGSRLWERRVGDADFGQARLGLGAQRLATALVAPDTAPVDELEPLTAGAMQRFLKVHSTLDGLPVAVSLRAFYHVTVSGEPESARGTARALVAQLTTLHSPEDLMVAVVAAPGAVAEWDWVKWLPHTQVPGQIDGAGTKRLFGDDLGELEGLLGSRLEGRPRFSREGSPVLDQPHVVLVLDSGSRGGLVPPDSVFAAPEGLQGVTVVEVVAGELDEARGGLSVVVRPGRLRLESGAGVAYEGVPDTLSLPAAEALARQLAPLRTGGGDDDEPLLANLDFTDLLNLGDAAAVDVARTWRPRSAGERLRVPIGVGEDGSPVMLDLKEAAQEGMGPHGLCVGATGSGKSELLRTLVLGLAVTHTSETLNFVLADFKGGATFTGMGQMPHVAAVITNLADDLTLVDRMGDSIRGELQRRQELLRSAGNYANIHDYEKARAAGAPLEPLASLVLVIDEFSELLTAKPDFIDMFIQIGRIGRSLGVHLLLASQRLEEGKLRGLDTYLSYRIGLRTFSAAESRTAIGVPDAYHLPSVPGSGYLKFGTDEMTRFKAAYVSGTYRSGGPDLSVGLFPVERRPVLFTAAPVPVVYAAPDPAYLTARAEQDARAGQGDDALADTVLDVIVGRLEGQGVPAHQVWLPPLDQAPPLDQLLPALAPSAERGLHAEGYTRPGGLVVPLGLIDKPFEQRREVLYRDFSGAAGHMMVVGGPQSGKSTLMRTLISSFALTHTPREVQFYGLDFGGGGLSSLAELPHVGGIASRLDPERVRRTVAEVVGVLRRREEFFRANGIDSIGTYRRRRAAGELPGEAWGDVFLVIDGWGAFRGEYEALEQVVTDIAARGLGYGIHVVVTVARYMEVRAALKDQMLSRLELRLGDVMDSEFDRKVAANVPTGMPGRGQVAEKLHFLGALPRIDGSHAAEDLSEATAAFVAAVQQNWAGQAAPGVRLLPRLLHADQLPKGGEYPERGISIGIDETELEPVFIDFETDPFLLVFGESESGKTNLLRLIAERIAERYGPDRARLVVGDYRRGLLGALPEEHLLEYAPMASSLQMHMEALGGVFARRQPPQDVTPQQLRDRSWWTGPDVFIIIDDFDLVATSQGNPLAQLVEFLPFARDTGVRFVIARSSAGASRALYEPFMQRIKELGAQGVVLSGDPSEGDLVGNVRPRPMPPGRASFVSRKRGTSLVQIGRMPGM; encoded by the coding sequence GTGAGCCAGATCGTCGTCAAACGTCCGCCCCGGTCGCTGCCGCCCGAAGTGCCTTCGGACGAACTGAGGCTGGAGGCTCCGCCGGAGCTTCCGCGGGGCCAGCAGGAGGGCGTGCTGATGCAGCTCCTCCCGATGCTCGGGATGGGCTCGTCGGCCGTCTTCTTCTTCATGCCGGGCGCCGCGCCGTTCATGCGCATCATGGGCGTGCTGATGATGGTGTCGACGGTGGGCATGCTCGTCGCCCAGCTGGTGCGCCACCGGCGCGGTACGCAAGGGCAAATGGGCGATACGCGCCGGGACTACCTCAAGTACCTGGCGCAGACCCGTCGTCAGGTACGCAGGACCGCGCGGGCCCAGCGGGACGCGCAGCTGTACCTGCACCCGGCTCCGGAGCAGTTGTGGTCGGTGGTGGCCGAGGGTTCTCGGCTGTGGGAGCGCCGGGTCGGCGACGCGGACTTCGGGCAGGCCCGGCTGGGGCTGGGCGCGCAGCGGCTGGCGACGGCGCTGGTGGCGCCGGACACGGCGCCGGTGGACGAGCTGGAGCCGCTCACGGCGGGTGCCATGCAGCGGTTCCTGAAGGTGCACTCCACGCTGGACGGGCTGCCGGTGGCGGTGTCGTTGCGGGCGTTCTACCACGTGACGGTGTCCGGGGAGCCGGAGTCGGCGCGCGGGACGGCGCGGGCCCTGGTGGCGCAGCTGACGACGCTGCACTCCCCCGAGGACCTGATGGTGGCCGTGGTGGCCGCGCCGGGCGCGGTGGCGGAGTGGGACTGGGTGAAGTGGCTGCCGCACACCCAGGTACCGGGTCAGATCGACGGGGCCGGCACGAAGCGGCTGTTCGGCGACGACCTCGGTGAGCTGGAGGGGCTGCTCGGTTCCCGGCTGGAGGGGCGGCCCCGGTTCAGCCGGGAGGGGTCCCCGGTGCTGGACCAGCCGCACGTGGTCCTCGTACTGGACTCGGGTTCCCGCGGCGGGCTGGTACCGCCGGACTCGGTGTTCGCGGCCCCCGAGGGGCTGCAGGGTGTCACCGTCGTCGAGGTGGTGGCGGGCGAGCTGGACGAGGCGCGCGGTGGGCTGTCGGTCGTGGTGCGGCCGGGCCGGCTGCGGCTGGAGTCGGGTGCGGGCGTCGCCTACGAGGGCGTGCCGGACACCTTGTCGCTGCCGGCGGCGGAGGCGCTGGCCCGGCAGCTGGCGCCGCTGCGGACCGGGGGCGGAGACGACGACGAGCCGCTGCTGGCCAATCTGGACTTCACCGACCTGCTGAACCTGGGTGACGCCGCCGCCGTGGACGTGGCCCGGACCTGGCGGCCGCGCTCGGCCGGTGAGCGGCTGCGCGTGCCGATCGGTGTCGGCGAGGACGGCTCCCCGGTGATGCTGGACCTGAAGGAGGCCGCGCAGGAGGGCATGGGCCCGCACGGGCTGTGCGTGGGCGCGACCGGTTCGGGCAAGTCGGAGCTGCTGCGCACGCTGGTGCTGGGGCTGGCGGTCACGCACACCTCGGAGACGCTGAACTTCGTACTGGCCGACTTCAAGGGCGGTGCGACCTTCACCGGGATGGGGCAGATGCCGCACGTGGCGGCGGTCATCACCAACCTGGCGGACGACCTCACGCTCGTGGACCGCATGGGCGACTCCATCCGCGGCGAGCTGCAGCGCCGGCAGGAGCTGCTGCGTTCGGCGGGCAACTACGCGAACATCCACGACTACGAGAAGGCCCGGGCGGCCGGCGCCCCGCTGGAGCCGCTGGCCTCGCTGGTGCTGGTCATCGACGAGTTCTCCGAACTGCTGACCGCGAAGCCGGACTTCATCGACATGTTCATCCAGATCGGCCGCATCGGCCGGTCGCTGGGCGTGCACCTGCTGCTCGCCTCGCAGCGGCTGGAGGAGGGCAAGCTGCGCGGGCTGGACACGTACCTGTCGTACCGGATCGGTCTGCGGACGTTCTCGGCGGCGGAGTCGCGGACCGCGATCGGCGTGCCGGACGCCTACCACCTGCCGTCGGTGCCGGGTTCGGGCTACCTGAAGTTCGGTACGGACGAGATGACGCGGTTCAAGGCGGCGTACGTCTCGGGGACCTACCGCTCGGGCGGGCCGGACCTGTCGGTCGGGCTGTTCCCGGTGGAGCGGCGGCCGGTGCTGTTCACGGCGGCGCCGGTACCGGTGGTGTACGCGGCTCCGGACCCGGCGTACCTGACGGCGCGGGCGGAGCAGGACGCGCGGGCCGGGCAGGGGGACGACGCCCTGGCGGACACGGTGCTGGACGTGATCGTGGGACGGCTGGAGGGTCAGGGGGTGCCGGCGCACCAGGTGTGGCTGCCGCCGCTCGACCAGGCTCCGCCGCTGGACCAGCTGCTGCCGGCGCTGGCGCCCTCGGCGGAGCGCGGGCTGCACGCGGAGGGGTACACGCGGCCGGGCGGGCTGGTCGTTCCGCTCGGGCTCATCGACAAGCCGTTCGAGCAGCGGCGCGAGGTGCTGTACCGGGACTTCTCGGGTGCGGCGGGCCACATGATGGTGGTCGGCGGCCCGCAGTCGGGCAAGTCGACGCTGATGAGGACGCTGATCTCCTCGTTCGCCCTGACGCACACCCCGCGCGAGGTGCAGTTCTACGGGCTGGACTTCGGCGGCGGGGGCCTGTCCTCGCTCGCCGAGCTGCCGCACGTGGGCGGGATCGCGTCCCGGCTGGACCCGGAGCGGGTGCGGCGTACGGTCGCGGAGGTGGTCGGCGTACTGCGCCGGCGCGAGGAGTTCTTCCGCGCGAACGGCATCGACTCGATCGGCACGTACCGGCGCCGGCGCGCGGCGGGCGAGCTGCCCGGCGAGGCCTGGGGCGACGTCTTCCTGGTCATCGACGGCTGGGGTGCCTTCCGGGGCGAGTACGAGGCCCTGGAGCAGGTCGTCACGGACATCGCGGCCCGGGGGCTGGGATACGGCATCCACGTGGTGGTCACGGTCGCCCGGTACATGGAGGTGCGGGCCGCCCTGAAGGACCAGATGCTCAGCCGGCTGGAGCTGCGCCTCGGTGACGTCATGGACTCCGAGTTCGACCGCAAGGTCGCGGCGAACGTCCCGACGGGGATGCCGGGCCGCGGCCAGGTCGCGGAGAAGCTCCACTTCCTGGGCGCGCTGCCGCGGATCGACGGCTCGCACGCGGCGGAGGACCTGTCGGAGGCCACGGCCGCCTTCGTGGCGGCGGTGCAGCAGAACTGGGCGGGCCAGGCGGCGCCCGGCGTACGGCTGCTGCCGCGGCTGCTCCACGCCGACCAGCTGCCGAAGGGCGGGGAGTACCCGGAGCGCGGGATCTCGATCGGCATCGACGAGACCGAGCTGGAGCCGGTGTTCATCGACTTCGAGACCGACCCCTTCCTCCTGGTGTTCGGCGAGAGCGAGTCGGGCAAGACCAACCTGCTGCGGCTCATCGCCGAGCGGATCGCGGAGCGCTACGGCCCGGACCGGGCCCGGCTCGTGGTCGGGGACTACCGGCGCGGCCTGCTCGGGGCGCTGCCGGAGGAGCACTTGCTGGAGTACGCGCCGATGGCGAGCTCGCTGCAGATGCACATGGAGGCGCTGGGCGGGGTGTTCGCCCGCCGGCAGCCGCCGCAGGACGTCACGCCGCAGCAGTTGCGCGACCGCAGCTGGTGGACGGGCCCGGACGTGTTCATCATCATCGACGACTTCGACCTGGTGGCCACGAGCCAGGGCAATCCGCTGGCGCAGTTGGTGGAGTTCCTGCCGTTCGCGCGCGACACGGGCGTCCGCTTCGTCATCGCGCGCAGTTCGGCGGGTGCCTCGCGGGCGCTGTACGAGCCGTTCATGCAGCGGATCAAGGAGCTGGGGGCGCAGGGCGTGGTGCTGTCCGGCGATCCGTCCGAGGGGGATCTCGTCGGCAATGTCCGACCGCGTCCCATGCCTCCGGGCCGGGCGTCCTTCGTCTCGCGCAAGCGCGGCACCTCGCTGGTGCAGATCGGCCGGATGCCGGGGATGTAG
- the eccD gene encoding type VII secretion integral membrane protein EccD yields MNTAEATGFRRVTVVAPDSRIDVALPEDIAVADIYPELLRLTGQTQPVGAPTGFHLVLRSGTVLDGARTLAAQQVLDGEVLSLRPFAESLPPAVFDDVSDAVASAVVRDRHRWTDDMLRGAGLTGAAVLFVLLGFVLWYADPVLHDMHGLPGIVAGSVGVLLTAAAGVRARVYRDRGSAVALGLAAVPHLLLAGVGIVAPAAGHGPGRLQFLLGCVCALVASVALVALTPDGDAPFVAATFLAATGTLATFTAISADAGATSAAAVCAPAAIGLVAFLPGFSARFARLPIGYAAPQSAVAEYETPDRYETEPYGERPADQHDSGAPLDAEAIAAQARRGHEMLLGLVGGCAAVAVGSAAVLGFSDNTWARLLALATGLAMLLRARLFRYTSQVACTLVAGFAALGLLVLGLAMHPPAALLRELALYGDHGGLELRTLWLSAAVAAGAALLAGIALVIPRKGLSPFWGRLLDLTEAAVLLSLVPLTLAVLDVYARARALTS; encoded by the coding sequence GTGAACACCGCCGAGGCGACCGGCTTCCGCAGGGTCACCGTCGTGGCTCCCGACAGCCGCATAGACGTCGCCCTCCCCGAGGACATCGCCGTCGCCGACATCTACCCCGAACTGCTGCGCCTCACCGGCCAGACCCAGCCCGTCGGCGCACCCACCGGCTTCCACCTGGTCCTGCGCTCCGGCACCGTCCTCGACGGAGCCCGCACCCTCGCGGCCCAGCAGGTGCTCGACGGCGAGGTGCTGAGCCTGCGCCCCTTCGCCGAGTCGCTGCCGCCCGCCGTCTTCGACGACGTCTCCGACGCCGTCGCCTCCGCCGTGGTGCGCGACCGCCACCGCTGGACCGACGACATGCTGCGCGGCGCGGGCCTGACCGGGGCGGCCGTCCTCTTCGTCCTCCTCGGCTTCGTCCTCTGGTACGCCGACCCCGTCCTGCACGACATGCACGGCCTGCCCGGCATCGTCGCCGGCTCCGTCGGCGTGCTCCTCACCGCCGCCGCCGGCGTCCGCGCCCGGGTCTACCGCGACCGCGGCTCCGCCGTCGCCCTCGGCCTCGCCGCCGTACCGCACCTGCTGCTCGCCGGCGTCGGCATCGTCGCCCCCGCCGCGGGCCACGGACCGGGCCGGCTCCAGTTCCTCCTCGGCTGCGTCTGCGCGCTCGTCGCCTCCGTCGCCCTCGTCGCCCTCACCCCGGACGGCGACGCCCCCTTCGTCGCGGCCACCTTCCTCGCCGCGACCGGGACGCTGGCCACGTTCACCGCCATCTCCGCCGACGCCGGCGCGACCTCCGCCGCGGCCGTCTGCGCCCCGGCCGCCATCGGCCTCGTCGCCTTCCTCCCCGGATTCTCCGCCCGCTTCGCCCGGCTCCCCATCGGCTACGCAGCGCCGCAGAGTGCCGTGGCCGAGTACGAGACCCCGGACCGTTACGAGACCGAGCCGTACGGTGAGCGCCCCGCCGACCAGCACGACTCCGGGGCCCCGCTCGACGCCGAGGCCATCGCCGCCCAGGCCCGCCGCGGCCACGAGATGCTCCTGGGCCTCGTGGGCGGCTGCGCCGCGGTCGCCGTCGGCTCCGCCGCCGTCCTCGGCTTCTCCGACAACACCTGGGCCCGGCTCCTCGCCCTGGCCACCGGGCTCGCCATGCTGCTGCGCGCCCGGCTCTTCCGCTACACCTCCCAGGTCGCCTGCACCCTGGTCGCCGGCTTCGCCGCCCTCGGTCTGCTGGTCCTCGGCCTCGCCATGCACCCGCCGGCCGCCCTGCTCCGCGAGCTCGCGCTGTACGGGGACCACGGCGGCCTCGAGCTCCGTACGCTCTGGCTCTCCGCCGCCGTGGCCGCCGGCGCGGCCCTCCTCGCCGGAATTGCGCTGGTCATTCCCCGCAAGGGTCTGTCACCCTTCTGGGGGCGCCTGCTCGACCTCACCGAGGCCGCGGTGCTGCTCAGCCTGGTCCCGCTGACCCTGGCCGTGCTCGACGTCTACGCCCGGGCCCGCGCTCTCACCAGCTGA
- the rpsO gene encoding 30S ribosomal protein S15: MPLDAAVKKQLIAEFGAKEGDTGSPEVQVAMLSRRISDLTEHLKAHKHDHHSRRGLLILVGQRRRLLQYLAKKDIQRFRTLVERLGIRRGAAGAK, from the coding sequence GTGCCGCTCGACGCCGCAGTCAAGAAGCAGCTCATCGCAGAGTTTGGTGCCAAGGAGGGCGACACCGGTTCCCCTGAGGTCCAGGTCGCGATGCTGTCCCGCCGCATCTCGGACCTGACCGAGCACCTGAAGGCCCACAAGCACGACCACCACTCCCGTCGTGGTCTGCTGATCCTGGTCGGCCAGCGCCGCCGCCTTCTGCAGTACCTGGCCAAGAAGGACATCCAGCGCTTCCGTACGCTGGTCGAGCGCCTCGGCATCCGCCGCGGTGCGGCCGGCGCCAAGTAA
- a CDS encoding polyribonucleotide nucleotidyltransferase — protein sequence MENETHYAEAVIDNGSFGTRTIRFETGRLARQAAGSAVAYLDDDTMVLSATTASKKPKDQLDFFPLTVDVEERQYAAGKIPGSFFRREGRPSEDAILTCRLIDRPLRPSFKKGLRNEIQVVATIMALNPDHLYDVVAINAASASTQLAGLPFSGPIGGVRVALIRGQWVAFPTHTELEDAVFDMVVAGRVLEDGDVAIMMVEAEATEKTIALVKGGAEAPTEEVVAAGLDASKPFIKVLCKAQADLAAKAAKPEGEFPVFLDYQDDVYEALAAAVKGDLSQALTIAGKQDREAELDRVKEIAAEKLLPAFEGREKEISAAYRSLTKALVRERVIKDKVRIDGRGITDIRTLAAEVEAIPRVHGSALFERGETQILGVTTLNMLRMEQQLDTLSPVTRKRYMHNYNFPPYSVGETGRVGSPKRREIGHGALAERAIVPVLPTREEFPYAIRQVSEALGSNGSTSMGSVCASTMSLLNAGVPLKAPVAGIAMGLISQEIDGKTHYVALTDILGAEDAFGDMDFKVAGTKEFVTALQLDTKLDGIPASVLAAALKQARDARLHILDVMMEAIDTPDAMSPFAPRIITVKIPVDKIGEVIGPKGKMINQIQEDTGAEITIEDDGTIYIGASDGPAAEAARATINQIANPTMPEVGERYLGTVVKTTTFGAFVSLMPGKDGLLHISQIRKLAGGKRVENVEDVLAVGTKVQVEIAEIDSRGKLSLVPVIDGEAAGDDADKDDSDK from the coding sequence GTGGAGAACGAGACCCACTACGCCGAGGCCGTCATTGACAACGGTTCCTTCGGCACCCGCACCATCCGCTTCGAGACGGGCCGTCTGGCCCGCCAGGCCGCCGGCTCCGCCGTTGCCTACCTGGACGACGACACGATGGTGCTTTCCGCCACCACCGCGTCGAAGAAGCCCAAGGACCAGCTCGACTTCTTCCCCCTGACGGTCGACGTCGAGGAGCGGCAGTACGCGGCCGGCAAGATCCCCGGCTCCTTCTTCCGCCGTGAGGGCCGCCCCTCCGAGGACGCGATCCTCACCTGTCGCCTGATCGACCGCCCGCTGCGCCCGTCCTTCAAGAAGGGCCTGCGCAACGAGATCCAGGTCGTCGCGACGATCATGGCGCTCAACCCCGACCACCTGTACGACGTCGTGGCGATCAACGCCGCCTCCGCGTCCACCCAGCTGGCCGGTCTGCCCTTCTCCGGCCCGATCGGCGGCGTCCGCGTCGCGCTGATCCGCGGCCAGTGGGTCGCCTTCCCGACGCACACCGAGCTCGAGGACGCCGTCTTCGACATGGTCGTCGCGGGCCGCGTGCTCGAGGACGGCGACGTCGCGATCATGATGGTCGAGGCCGAGGCCACCGAGAAGACCATCGCCCTGGTCAAGGGCGGCGCCGAGGCGCCGACCGAGGAGGTCGTGGCCGCCGGTCTCGACGCCTCGAAGCCCTTCATCAAGGTTCTCTGCAAGGCTCAGGCCGACCTGGCCGCCAAGGCCGCGAAGCCCGAGGGCGAGTTCCCGGTCTTCCTGGACTACCAGGACGACGTGTACGAGGCCCTCGCGGCCGCCGTCAAGGGCGACCTCTCCCAGGCGCTGACCATCGCGGGCAAGCAGGACCGCGAGGCCGAGCTGGACCGCGTCAAGGAGATCGCCGCCGAGAAGCTCCTCCCGGCCTTCGAAGGCCGCGAGAAGGAGATCTCCGCCGCGTACCGCAGCCTGACCAAGGCCCTGGTCCGCGAGCGCGTCATCAAGGACAAGGTCCGCATCGACGGCCGCGGGATCACGGACATCCGTACCCTCGCCGCCGAGGTCGAGGCCATCCCGCGCGTGCACGGCTCGGCGCTGTTCGAGCGTGGCGAGACCCAGATCCTGGGCGTCACCACCCTCAACATGCTCCGCATGGAGCAGCAGCTGGACACCCTCTCCCCGGTGACCCGCAAGCGCTACATGCACAACTACAACTTCCCGCCGTACTCGGTCGGCGAGACCGGCCGCGTCGGTTCGCCGAAGCGCCGCGAGATCGGCCACGGCGCGCTCGCCGAGCGCGCGATCGTGCCGGTCCTCCCGACGCGCGAGGAGTTCCCCTACGCGATCCGCCAGGTGTCCGAGGCTCTCGGCTCCAACGGCTCGACGTCCATGGGCTCGGTCTGCGCCTCCACCATGTCGCTGCTGAACGCCGGTGTGCCCCTCAAGGCCCCCGTCGCCGGTATCGCCATGGGCCTGATCTCGCAGGAGATCGACGGCAAGACCCACTACGTCGCCCTCACCGACATCCTCGGTGCGGAGGACGCCTTCGGCGACATGGACTTCAAGGTCGCTGGCACCAAGGAGTTCGTCACCGCGCTCCAGCTGGACACCAAGCTCGACGGCATCCCGGCCTCGGTTCTGGCCGCCGCCCTCAAGCAGGCCCGCGACGCCCGCCTCCACATCCTCGACGTGATGATGGAAGCGATCGACACGCCGGATGCCATGTCCCCGTTCGCCCCCCGGATCATCACCGTCAAGATCCCGGTGGACAAGATCGGTGAGGTCATCGGCCCCAAGGGCAAGATGATCAACCAGATCCAGGAGGACACCGGCGCCGAGATCACGATCGAGGACGACGGCACCATCTACATCGGTGCCTCCGACGGCCCGGCCGCCGAGGCCGCCCGTGCCACGATCAACCAGATCGCCAACCCGACCATGCCGGAGGTCGGCGAGCGTTACCTGGGTACGGTCGTCAAGACCACCACCTTCGGTGCCTTCGTCTCCCTCATGCCCGGCAAGGACGGCCTGCTGCACATCTCGCAGATCCGCAAGCTCGCCGGTGGCAAGCGCGTGGAGAACGTCGAGGACGTGCTCGCGGTCGGCACCAAGGTCCAGGTCGAGATCGCGGAGATCGACTCCCGCGGCAAGCTCTCCCTGGTCCCCGTGATCGACGGCGAGGCCGCCGGCGACGACGCTGACAAGGACGACTCCGACAAGTGA